The genomic region TCTGTTCCCGGCCGGCGACGGCCGCTGGTGCTTCGCCGTCGGCGACGTCCAGGGCAAGGGGCCCGAGGCCGCCGTCGTGATCGGCCTGGCCCGGCCCTGGCTGCGGCTGCTGGCCCGTGAGGGCTACCGGGTCGCCGACGTCCTCGACCGCCTCAACCAGCTCCTGCTCGACGACGCCACGGAGGCCGCGGACGCGGCGGCCCGCGCGCTGGTGGCGGCCGGCGCGCGGCCGACCCCGCCCGGCGACGGGCCCCAGACACGTTTCCTGTCCCTGCTCTACGGCGAGCTGGTCCCCTTCGAGGGCGGTGTCCGCTGCACGGTCGCCTCCGCCGGGCACCCGCTGCCCCTGCTGCTCGGGGCGGGTGGCGAGGTCCACACGGCCGCGCAGCCGCAGACCCTGCTGGGGGTCGTCGAGGACGCGACGTACACCAGCGAGACCTTCGAGCTGCGCTCCGGCGACACACTGCTGTGCGTCACGGACGGCGTGACCGAGCGGCGCTCGGGCTCCCGCCAGTTCGACGACGGGGACGGGCTGGCGACGGCGCTGGCCGGGTGTGCGGGGCTGGACGCGGAGCTGATAGCCGAGCGGATCAAGCGGCTGGTGCACGAGTTCGGGGCGCGGCCCCCGGCGGACGATCTGGCGCTGCTGGTGCTCCAGGCGGAGTGACCGCCCGGGTGCTGGACAATGGGACGTATGCCTTCCGCACTCCCCGACGGCGAGCCCGTCCCCGACGACGGCGCGCTGCCCGCGTCCGCGCTCGCCGGGGCGGCCGACCGCCCGCTCGGGTTCTACCTGCACGTTCCGTACTGCGCGACCCGCTGCGGCTACTGCGACTTCAACACCTACACGGCGACCGAGCTGCGCGGCAGCGGTGGCGTGCTGGCCTCGCGTGACAACTACGCAGAGACGCTGGTCGACGAGGTCCGGCTGGCCCGCAAGGTGCTGGGTGACGACCCGCGGCCCGTCCGCACGGTGTTCGTCGGCGGCGGCACGCCGACGCTGCTGGCCGCCGGTGATCTCGTACGGATGCTGGGGGCGATCCGCGACGAGTTCGGGCTGGCGCCGGACGCGGAGGTCACGACGGAGGCGAACCCGGAGTCGGTGGACCCTGCCTACCTGGCGGCCCTGCGCGAGGGGGGCTTCAACCGGGTCTCCTTCGGGATGCAGAGTGCGCGGCAGCACGTGCTGAAGGTGCTGGACCGGACGCATACGCCGGGGCGGCCGGAGGAGTGCGTGGCGGAGGCCCGCGCGGCCGGTTTCCAGCATGTGAACCTCGACCTGATCTACGGCACGCCGGGGGAGAGCGACGACGACTGGCGGGCGTCTCTGGACGCGGTGCTGGGGGCCGGGCCGGACCATGTCAGCGCGTACGCGTTGATCGTCGAGGAGGGGACGCAGCTGGCTCGTCGGATCCGCCGGGGTGAGGTGCCGATGACCGACGACGATGTGCATGCCGATCGGTATCTGATCGCGGACGAGGTGCTCTCCGGCGCGGGGTTCGAGTGGTACGAGGTGTCCAACTGGGCGACCTCACAGGCGGGGCGGTGCCTGCACAACGAGCTGTACTGGCGGGGGGCCGACTGGTGGGGGGCCGGGCCTGGCGCGCACAGTCATGTGGGCGGGGTGCGGTGGTGGAACGTGAAGCATCCCGGGGCGTATGCGGGGGCGCTGGCGGCGGGGAGGTCGCCTGGGGCGGGGCGTGAGGTGCTGTCGGAGGAAGACCGGCGGGTCGAGCGGATTCTGCTGGAGTTGCGGCTGCGGGAAGGTGTGCCGCTTGCGTTGTTGCGGGAAGAAGGGCTTGTCGCCTCGCGCAGGGCGTTGTCGGACGGGCTTCTGGATGCCGCTGCGTACGACGAGGGGCGTGCCGTGCTGACGTTGCGGGGGCGGTTGCTGGCCGATGCGGTGGTTCGGGATCTCGTGGACTGAGGTGCTGCGGCGTTGGTGCCGGGGCCGGGGCGTTGCGCAGCCCGGATGAGCGGGGTGCCGCCGCGCCCACCCGTGCCGCCCCTGGCGGCACGACTGCCCGCAGCTCAGCGCATGCCCGCAGCTGAGCAGCTCGGTCGCTACGCCGGTGTCGTCACGAAGTCGATCAGTTCCTCCACCCGGCCCAGTAGTTCCGGCTCCAGGTCCTTGTACGACCGTACGCCCGACAGGATCCGTTGCCAGGCCGCGCCCGTGTTCTCCGGCCAGCCCAGCGTCCTGCACACCCCCGTCTTCCAGTCCTGGCCGCGCGGGATCCGGGGCCACGCCTCGATGCCCAGGGACGACGGTTTCACCGCCTCCCAGATGTCGATGTAGGGGTGGCCGACGACCAGGGCGTGGTCGCTCGTCACCGACTGCGCGATGCGCCACTCCTTGGAGCCCGGCACGAGGTGGTCCACCAGGACGCCCAGCCGCGCGTCCGGGCCGGGGGCGAAGCCGGCGACGATCGACGGCAGGTCGTCGACGCCCTCCAGGTACTCCACGACCACGCCCTCGATGCGCAGGTCGTCGCCCCAGACCTTCTCGACCAGCTCGGCGTCGTGCCGGCCCTCGACATAGATGCGCCCGGCACGGGCCACGCGGGCGCGGGCGCCGGGGACGGCCACCGAACCGGACGCGGTACGGGAGGGGCGTGCGGGGCCGGCAGGCGAGGGGCGGACCAGCGTCACGACCCTGCCCTCCAGCAGGAAGCCGCGCGGCTCCATGGGGAACACCCGGTGCTTGCCGAAGCGGTCCTCCAGGGTCACCGTGCCCGCCTCGCAGCGGATCACCGCACCGCAGAAACCGGTGCCGGGCTCCTCGACCACCAGGCCCGGCTCCGCCGGAACCTCGGGCACCGGCTGCGGTTTCTTCCACGGCGGAGTCAGATCGGGCGAGTACTGGCGCATTCTGATGACGATAGGAGAAGCCGGTGGGTGGTGGTCACGGAGACACGCCGAAGCCGGCGGCCAGCGCGTCGCGCTGGGCGCGCACGAACGCCGCGTCCACCACCGCTCCGTGACCGGGCACGTACAGCGCGTCCTCCCCGCCCAGGTCGAGCAGCCGGTCCAGGGCGGCCGGCCAGTGCGACGGCACGGCGTCGGGGCCCGCCTGCGGCTCGCCGGACTCCTCGACCAGGTCGCCGCAGAACACCACCTCCGGATCACCCGGCACCAGCACCGCCAGGTCGTGCGCGGTGTGCCCGGGGCCCACGTTGGCCAGCAGCACCTGGCGCCCGCCGCCGAGGTCGAGGGTCCACTCGCCGGAGACCAGGTGGCGGGGCGCGACCAGCCGGTCGGCGGCCTCCTGGGCGGTGGTCTCCGCCAGGCCGTTGCGCACCGCGTCCGCGCGCAGCTCCTCGCGGTCCCGTACGCGCGTCAGCACCGCGTCCACGCCCACCGCGCCGAACACCTCCGCGTCCGTGAACTCCGCCACCCCGAAGACATGGTCGAAGTGGGGATGGGTCAGCGCGAGATGCGTCACACGGTGCCCGGTGAGCGACCGCGCCTGCTCGCGCAACCGCGCGCCCTCCGCCGGGCTCGACCCCGCGTCGATCATGAGGACCGCGCCGGCACCGGCGACGAGCCCCACCGTGCAGTCCCACACCGGGAGCCGGCACCGCCCCACCCCCGCCGCCACGCGCTCCCATCCGAGCTCTTCCCAAGTCACCGTCATACGGCGACGCTAGCGGTGAGCGCAGTCCGTGGCACGACAGCACGCGACCAGCCTTGCCGGGGGCGCACCCCACCGCCGTACACTGGGCGGGGAATGCTGGCACTCGCACGCGCAGAGTGCCAGGCCCCACAGGCAGGACACCAGGCGGACGACTTCTGGAGGTGTGCGCGGATGCTCAGTGAACGCAGGCTTCAGGTGCTGCGCGCCATCGTCCAGGACTACGTCGGCACCGAGGAGCCGGTCGGCTCCAAGGCCCTCACCGAGCGGCACAACCTCGGCGTCTCCCCGGCCACCGTCCGCAATGACATGGCGGCCCTGGAGGACGAGGGGTACATCGCCCAGCCGCACACCAGCGCCGGGCGCATCCCGACCGACAAGGGCTACCGGCTGTTCGTGGACAAGCTGGCCGGCGTCAAGCCGATGACCGCGCCCGAGCGGCGCGCGATCCAGAACTTCCTGGAGGGCGCCGTCGACCTCGACGACGTCGTGGCGCGGACGGTACGGCTGCTGGCCCAGCTCACGCGACAGGTCGCCGTCGTGCAGTACCCGTCGCTGACCCGCTCGACCGTGCGGCACGTGGAGTTGCTCTCCCTCGCGCCCGCGCGCGTGATGCTCGTGCTGATCACGGACACCGGGCGGGTCGAGCAGCGCGTGGTCGACTGCCCGGCGCCCTTCGGCGAGGCCTCGCTCGCGGATCTGCGCGCGCGGCTCAACAGCCGGGTGGCGAACCGCCGTTTCACGGATGTGCCGAGTCTGGTGGAGGATCTGCCGGAGGCGTTCGAGCACGAGGACCGGGGTACGGTCTCCACGGTGCTCTCCACACTTCTGGAGACGCTCGTCGAGGAGAACGAGGAGCGGCTGATGATCGGCGGCACCGCCAACCTGACCCGCTTCGGGCACGACTTTCCCCTCACGATCCGGCCGGTGCTGGAGGCGCTGGAGGAGCAGGTCGTGCTCCTCAAGCTGCTCGGCGAGGCGAAGGATCCGGGCGTGACCGTACGTATCGGTCATGAGAACGCCCACGAAGGACTCAACTCCACGTCCGTCGTGTCGGTCGGCTACGGTTCGGGCGGCGAGGCTGTCGCCAAGCTCGGCGTGGTCGGACCGACCCGCATGGACTACCCGGGAACGATGGGAGCGGTACGCGCAGTGGCACGGTACGTCGGACAGATCCTGGCGGAGTCGTAGTGGCCACGGACTACTACGCCGTACTCGGCGTGCGCCGCGACGCGTCGCAGGAAGAGATCAAGAAGGCCTTCCGGCGGCTCGCGCGCGAGCTGCACCCGGACGTCAACCCCGATCCGAAGACCCAGGAGCGGTTCAAGGAGATCAACGCCGCCTACGAGGTGCTGTCGGACCCGCAGAAGAAGCAGGTCTACGACCTCGGCGGCGACCCGCTCTCGCAGGCCGGGGGCGGCGGCGCGGGCGGCTTCGGGGCCGGCGGCTTCGGGAACTTCTCCGACATCATGGACGCGTTCTTCGGCACGGCGTCGCAGCGCGGTCCGCGCTCGCGCACCCGCCGCGGTCAGGACGCGATGATCCGCATCGAGGTGGAGCTCGACGAGGCGGCCTTCGGCACGACGAAGGACATCCAGGTCGACACGGCAGTCGTCTGCAACACCTGTAACGGTGAGGGCGCGGCGCCGGGGACCTCCGCCCAGACGTGTGACATGTGCCGCGGCCGCGGTGAGGTGTCCCAGGTCACGCGGTCCTTCCTCGGCCAGGTCATGACCTCGCGGCCCTGCCCGCAGTGCCAGGGCTTCGGCACCGTGGTGCCCACGCCGTGCCCGGAGTGCGCGGGCGACGGGCGCGTACGGTCCCGTCGTACGCTCACCGTCAAGATCCCGGCCGGTGTCGACAACGGCACGCGGATCCAGCTCGCGGGTGAGGGCGAGGTCGGGCCCGGCGGCGGTCCCGCCGGTGACCTGTACGTGGAGATCCACGAACTGCCGCACGCGATGTTCCAGCGGCGCGGCGACGACCTGCACTGCACGGTGACGATCCCCATGACCGCGGCGGCCCTCGGCACGAAGGTGCCGCTGGAGACGCTCGACGGCCTGGAGGAGGTCGACATCCGCCCGGGCACCCAGTCCGGCCAGTCGATCCCGCTGCACGGCCGCGGCGTCACGCACCTGCGGGGCGGCGGACGCGGCGACCTCATCGTCCACGTCGAGGTCCAGACCCCGACCAAGCTCGACCCCGAGCAGGAGCGCCTGCTCCGCGAGCTGTCCAAGCTGCGCGGCGAGGAACGGCCGACGGGTCAGTTCCAGCCCGGGCAGCAGGGGTTGTTCTCGCGGTTGAAGGACGCGTTCAACGGGCGCTGACTCCGGCGGCCGGGCCACTGCTGGGGGTCCGGGGGTCGGCCCCCGGGCAGGCACGGTCAGCCCGGGCAGCAGGGGTTGTTCTCGCGGTTGAAGGACGCGTTCAACGGGCGCTGACTCCGGCTCCTCCGGGGGCCGCGGGTGGCTTTTCCTCTGGTCTATGCCACACGGCAGGCCGGTTTCGGAGTTGTTCGGAGGACGTGACAACATGCGGTCATGTCCTCCGCGCTGACCGATCTCTTCCCGCACCCGATCGTGCAGGCCCCCATGGCGGGCGGCGTCTCCGTACCGAAGCTCGCCGCCGCCGTGTGCGAGGCGGGCGGACTCGGGTTCCTCGCCGCCGGGTACAAGACCGCCGACGGGATGTACCAGGAGATCAAGCAGCTCCGGAGCCTCACCGGCAGGCCCTTCGGAGTGAACCTCTTCATGCCGCAGCCGGAGTACGCCGACCCCGCCGCCATCGACGTCTACGCCCACCAACTGGCCGGTGAGGCCTCCTGGTACGAGGCCGAGCTCGGCGACCCCGACAGCGGCCGCGACGACGGCTACGAGACCAAACTCGCGGTGCTGCGCGACAACCCCGTGCCGGTGGTGTCGTTCCACTTCGGCGCTCCGAGCCAGGAGGTCGTCGACGCACTGCACCGGGTCGGCACCTTCGTCCTGGTCACCGCCACCACCCCCGACGAGGCCCGGGCCGTCGAGCGGGCGGGCGCGGACGCGGTCATCGCGCAGGGCGTCGAGGCCGGCGGCCACCAGGGCACGCACCGGGACATCCCCGAGACGGACGGTTCCGGCATCGGACTGCTGTCGCTGGTCGCCCAGATCCGGGAGACCGTCGGCATCCCGATCATCGCCGCCGGCGGCATCATGCGCGGCGGCCAGATCGCCGCCGTCCTCGCGGCGGGCGCGAGCGCGGCCCAGCTCGGCACCGCGTTCCTCGCCACCGCCGAATCGGGCGCGAACGCCCTGCACAAGCAGGCGCTGACCAACCCCCTGTTCGTCCGTACGGAGTTGACCCGGGCCTTCTCCGGGCGCCCGGCACGCGGCCTGGTCAACCGCTTCCTGCGCGAGCACGGCCCGTACGCACCCGCCGCCTATCCCGAGATCCACCACCTCACCGCGCCGCTGCGCAAGGCCGCCGCCAAGGCGGGGGACGCGCAGGGCATGGCGCTGTGGGCCGGGCAGGGACACCGGATGGCGCGGGAGCTGCCCGCCGGGCAGCTCGTGGAGGTGCTGGCCGGTGAACTCGCCGCGGCGCGGACAGCGTTGTCGGGCGGAGGCGGAGTGCGATGACAGCTCCGGTGTTCGTGGTCGAGCACTTCGACGCGGGCGAGGGCGGCCGCTATGTCCTCGACGGCCCGGAGGGACGGCACGCCGTCTCCGTGAAGCGGCTGCGGCCCGGGGAGGACGTCGTCCTCACGGACGGGGCCGGGCGCCGGGCCGACGGTGTCGTGCTGGACACCGAGGGCAAGGACCGGCTGATCGTCCGGCTGGACCCGGTGACGGAGGAACCGCCGGAGCAGCCCCGGGTGACCGTCGTCCAGGCGCTGCCCAAGGGCGACCGCGGGGAGCTGGCCGTCGAGACGATGACCGAGGTCGGCGTCGACGCGATCGTGCCGTGGGCGGCGGCCCGCTGCATCACGCAGTGGAGGGGCGACCGAGGGCTGAAGGCGCTGGGCAAGTGGCGGGCGACGGCCCGGGAGGCGGGCAAGCAGTCCCGCCGGGTGCGCTTCCCGCAGGTCGCGGAGGCGGCGACGACCAAACAGGTCGCGGCGCTGCTGGCCGGTGCCGACTTCGCCGCCGTGCTGCACGAGAGCGGGGACGAGGCGCTGGCGACGGCCGAACTGCCGTCGTCCGGCGAGATCGTGCTCGTCGTGGGGCCCGAAGGGGGCGTGGCGCCGGAGGAGTTGGCGCTGTTCGCACAAGCGGGGGGCAAGGCGTATCGCCTCGGGCGCAGTGTGCTGCGCACATCGACTGCCGGGACCGCGGCCGCGGCCGTGCTCCTGGCTCGCACCGGCCGCTGGACCTGACCCTTCTCGGAGGCACCGTGGAACTCGCACAGGTACGACTGCTCGTGACCGACTTCGCCGCCTGCTACCACTTCTACGGCGAGGTCCTCGGCCTCAAGCCGCAGTCGGGGGCGGCGGACGGGCCGTACGAGAAGTTCAGCCCCGCCGTCGGCTCGGCGGGGATCGCCCTCCAGGACCGCACGATGATGGCCGAGATCCTGGACGAGTTGGGCGACACGGCGAACGGCCACCGCTCCCTGGTCGTCCTGCGCGTCGACGCCCTGGACGCGTACTGCGAGGAGATCACGATGCGCGGCGCCACGATCCTCCACGGCCCGGCCCACCTGACCGACCGCCTGCGCGTCGCCCACCTCAAGGACCCGGAGGGCAATCTGGTGGAGCTCCAGGAGTGGCTGCTGCTCCGCGGCTGACGCCTTTGCGCTCTACCGCACGGCCCCCGACAGTGGCAGGCTCCCCTCCATGGGGGCATCGAGGAGGATTGGACGGGGGCGGCGCAGTCGGCGGGTGACGGTCGCGGCGGCGTTCGCGGTGGTTGCCGTGGGCGGGGCCGTGGCGTGTGAACCCGGTGGTGGGATCAGCTCCGCGTCCGTCGCGTACACCACCGACGAGACCGTCACCAAGGAGCTCGACCGGCAGAAGGCGGGCGTGCGTTGGCTGACGTGCACCGCTTCCTACGGCAACTCCGGCCAGGGCGGGAAGCCGTCGCCCTCGGCGCGTCAGAAGACCGTCGCCACCGTCGACTGCCAGGGGGAGACGGAGGACGGGAAGGACATCACCGTCGACGGCAAGGTCACCCACGCGGTGGACGGTGCCTGTGTGCGCGGGAACATCACCGCCAAGGTGGACGGCAAGGTGTGGTTCCAGGTCGACGGGCTCGGCGACTGCAACTCCACCAGCCCGCCGCCCGTGGGGGGTGGGCCCTCGAACGGGCAGCCCGGTCCCACGGTCACCGTGACCGTCACGCAGACCATCTGGTGCGATCGGTATCCGGACTGCCGCCCTGTCGAGGGCAAGTGATCCGAACCCTGTCCGCACGGCGGCCTCCCTGCATAGGGTGATCGGGTGACACAGTTCGCATCGTCTGCTTACCTCCGCTTCCCGCACGTGCACGGTGACCTGGTCGCCTTCACCGCCGAGGACGACGTGTGGCTCGCTCCTCTCGACGGCGGACGGGCCTGGCGGGTCAGCGCCGAGAACGTGCCGGTGACCCTGCCCCGTATCTCGCCGGACGGCACCACGGTCGCCTGGACCTCCACCCGCGACGGGGCCCCCGAGGTGCACATCGCCCCGGTCGACGGCGGCCCCGCCAAGCGCCTGACGTACTGGGGCAGTCTGAAGACACAGGTGCGCGGCTGGACCCCGGACGGCGAGGTGCTCGCGATCACCTCCCATGCGCGGGCGAGCCTGCGACGCACCTGGGCGCATGCCGTCCCGCTCGACGGCGGCCCTGCCGCCACCCTGCCGTACGGGCCGGTCGGTGACGTCGCCTACGGGCCGAGTGTCGTCCTGCTGTCCGCGCCGATGGGGCGCGAGGCCGCCTGGTGGAAGCGGTACCGGGGCGGTACGGCGGGCAAGTTGTGGATCGACCGGGACGGCGACGGCGAGTTCGTCCGGCTGCACGAGGAACTCGACGGGAACATCGAGTACCCGCTGTGGGTGGGGGAGCGGATGGCCTTCCTCTCCGATCACGAGGGCACCGGCGCGCTGTACTCCTCCCTCGCCGACGGCTCCGACCTGCGCCGGCACACCCCACTCGGGGGCTTCTACGCCCGGCACGCGGCGACCGACGGCACCCGTGTCGTCTACTCCAGTGCCGGTGAGCTGTGGGTGCTGGACGACCTGGACGGGGCCGAGCCGCGGCGGCTGGACGTGCGGCTCGGCGGACAGCGCGTCGACCTCCAGCCGTTCCCCGTGAACGCCTCCCGGTGGTTCGGGTCCGCGTCCCCGGACCACACCGCACGCGGCAGCGCCGTGTCCGTACGCGGTTCCGTCCACTGGGTCACCCACCGCTCCGGCCCGGCCCGCGCCCTGGCCGCGACGCCCGGTGTCCGGGCCCGGCTGCCGCGGACGTTCCGCACGGACGGCGAGGAGTGGGTGGTGTGGGTGACGGACGCCGAGGGCGACGACGCCCTGGAGTTCGCGCCGGCCACCGGCCTCGCCCCGGGAGCGACACCGCGCCGGCTCGCCGCCGGGCAGCTCGGCAGGGTGCTGGAGCTCGCCATGGCACCGGACGGCAGCCGCGCGGCCGTGGCCTCCCACGACGGGCGCCTGCTGCTCGTCGAGAGGGAGACGGGCGAGGTGCGGGAGGTGGACCGGAGCGAGGACGGTGACGTGTCCGGGCTCGTCTTCTCCCCCGACTCGGCCTGGCTCGCCTGGTCCCACCCCGGCCCGCGTCCCCTGGCGCAGCTGAAGCTCGCCAACACCACCGACCTGTCGGTCACCGAGGCGACCCCGCTGCGCTTCCAGGACTACGCGCCGGCGTTCACGGTGGACGGCAAGCACCTCGCGTTCCTGTCGACCCGCTCCTTCGACCCGGTCTACGACGAGCACGTCTTCGACCTGGCCTTCGTGGAGGGCGCCCGGCCGCATCTGATCACCCTCGCGGCCACCACGCCGTCCCCGTTCGGGCCGCAGCGGCACGGCCGGTCCTTCGAGACGCCCGACCGGGAGGAGACCCCCGACAGCGAGGGCACCCCCACCACCCGCATCGACCTCGAGGGCCTCGCGGACCGCATCGTGCCCTTCCCGGTCGAGGCCGCCCGCTACTCCAACCTGCGCGCCGCCAAGGACGGCGTCCTGTGGCTGCGCCACCCGGTCGCCGGTGTGCTCGGCGCGTCCCGGGCCACCCCGGACGACCCCGAGCCCAAGGCCGAGCTGGAGCGGTACGACCTCGCCCAGCAGCGCGTGGAGCACCTCGCCGTCGACGCCGACCACTTCGAGGTCAGCGGCGACGGCAAGCGGGTGCTGCTGTGGACCGACGGGCGGCTGAAGGTCGTCCCCAGCGACCGGCGTGCCTCCGGCGACGACGACAGCGACACCAACATCACCGTCGACCTGGGCCGCGTACGCCAGTTCGTCGACCCGGCCGCCGAGTGGCGGCAGATGTTCGACGAGAACGGCCGCATCATGCGCGACCACTTCTGGCGGCCGGACATGAGCGGCGTCGACTGGGCCGGTGTCCTCGACCGCTACCGCCCGGTCGTGGACCGGCTCGCCACCCACGACGACCTGGTCGACCTGCTGTGGGAGGTGCAGGGCGAACTCGGCACCTCGCACGCCTACGTCACCCCGCGCGGCGGCTTCGGCGGCGGTCCCCGCCAGGGCCTGCTCGGCGCCGACATCTCCCGCCACGAGGACGGCAGTTGGCGCGTCGACCGCATCCTGCCCTCCGAGACCTCCGACCCGGACGCCCGCAGCCCGCTGGCCGCACCCGGCGTCGCCGTGCGCCCCGGGGACGCGATCCTCGCGGTCGCCGGACAGCCGGTCGACCCGGTGACCGGCCCCGGCCCGCTGCTGATCGGCACCGCGGGCAAGCCGGTGGAGCTGACCATCTCCCCGTCCGGCGGCGGCGACCCGCGGCACGCCGTCGTCGTCCCGGTGGCGGACGAGGAGCCGCTGCGCTACCACGCGTGGGTCGCCGACCGGCGCGCCTACGTCCACGAGAAGTCGGGCGGCCGGCTCGGATACCTCCACGTCCCGGACATGCAGGCGCCCGGCTGGGCCCAGATCCACCGCGACCTGCGCGTCGAGGTCGCCCGCGAGGGCCTGGTCGTCGACGTCCGCGAGAACCGCGGCGGCCACACCTCCCAGCTGGTCATCGAGAAACTCGCCCGCCGCATCGTCGGCTGGGCCGTCCCGCGCGGCATGCGCCCCTACAGCTACCCCGAGGACGCCCCGCGCGGCCCCGTCGTAGCCGTCGCCAACGAGTTCTCCGGCTCCGACGGCGACATCGTCAACGCCGCGATCAAGGCCCTGGGCCTCGGTCCGGTGGTCGGCACCCGCACGTGGGGCGGCGTCATCGGCATCGACAGCCGCTACCGCCTGGTCGACGGCACCCTGGTCACCCAACCCAAGTACGCCTTCTGGCTGGAGGGCTACGAGTGGGGGGTGGAGAACCACGGCGTCGATCCGGACGTGGAGGTGGTGCAGCGCCCCCAGGACTACGCGGCGGGCCGAGACACCCAACTGGACGAGGCGATCCGACTCGCTTTGGAGGCTCTGGAGACCAGTCCCGCAAAAACGCCCCCGACTGTGCCGACCTCTTAGGGGCGCGGGGAACTGCGCGACCAGCCACAACGCACCCGCACACGACGACGATACGATGCCCGAGTCGGACCCCCATTCGGCCAACCCCCGGAGGAAACATGGCAGGGGAGCCCCAGGAAGACTGCCTGTTCTGCAAGATCGTCGCCGGCACCATCCCGGCGACGATCGTCCGCCAGACGGAAACGACCGTCGCGTTCCGCGACATCAACCCCCAGGCCCCCACCCACGTCCTGATCATCCCGAAGGCGCACTACGAGAACGCCGCCGCCCTCGCCGCCGCCGACCCCGCCCTCACCGCGGACGTGCTCCGCGAGGCCCAGGCCGTCGCCGACGAGGAGAAGCTGGACAGCTACCGCCTCGTCTTCAACACCGGCAGCGGCGCCGGCCAGACGGTCTGGCACGTGCACGGCCACGTGCTCGGCGGCCGCGGCCTGGAATGGCCTCCGGGGTAATCCGCCTTGTCCGTACGCGAACTCGTGGTGCTCGGCACCGCCAGCCAGGTCCCGACCCGCCACCGCAACCACAACGGCTACCTGCTCCGCTGGGACGGCGAGGGCATCCTGTTCGACCCCGGCGAGGGCACGCAGCGCCAGATGGTGCGTGCCGGAGTCGCCGCGCACGACCTGAACCGGATCTGCGTCACGCACTTCCACGGCGACCACGCACTCGGTCTGCCCGGGGTCATCCAGCGCATCAACCTCGACCAGGTGCCGCACGAGATCACCGCCCACTACCCGAAGTCCGGGCAGCGCTTCTACGAGCGGCTCCAGTACGCCACGCCCTACCGCGCGACCGTCTTCCTCACCGAGGCCCCGGCCGACGGGGACGGCGTGCTCGCGGTCACGCCGTCGTACACGCTGGACGCCCACAGGCTGTCGCACTCCATCGAGTCGTACGGCTACCGGATCGTCGAGCACGACGGCCGCCGCATGCTGCCCGAGCGGCTCGCCGCGCACGGCATCAAGGGGCCGGACGTCGGCCGGCTACAGCGCGAGGGCTCGCTCGGCGGGGTCTCGCTCGACGACGTCAGCGAGGTGCGGCGCGGGCAGCGGTTCGCGTTCGTCATGGACACCCGGCTGTGCGACGGGGTGTACGCGCTCGCCGAGGGCTGCGACATGCTCGTCATCGAGTCGACCTTCCTCGACGAGGACGAGGAACTGGCCGTGGAGCACGGCCACCTGACGGCTGGTCAGGCGGCGCGGGTGGCCCGGGACGGCGGTGTGCGGCACCTCGTGCTGACCCACTTCAGCCAGCGCTACACCGACCCGGACGAGTTCGAGCGGCAGGCACGGGCGGCGGGGTACGAGGGTGAGCTGACCGTGGCGCACGATCTGCTGAGGGTGCCGGTTCCGAAGCGTCGGTGAAACGCCCGTACGATGAATTGATGTCCCTCCCCAAAGCCGAACTGCACCTTCATATCGAAGGCACCCTGGAACCTGAACTCGCCTTCGAGCTCGCCGCGCGCAACGCCGTCACACTGCCGTACGCGGACACGGACGCGCTGCGCGAGGCGTACCGGTTCGAGGACCTTCAGTCGTTCCTGAACCTTTACTACGAGCTCATGGCCGTCCTGCGCACCGAGCGGGACTTCGAGGACCTCGCGAACGCCTATCTCGAACGCGCCGCCGCCCAGGGCGTGCGGCACGCGGAGATCTTCTTCGACCCGCAGGCCCACACC from Streptomyces chartreusis NRRL 3882 harbors:
- a CDS encoding nitronate monooxygenase is translated as MSSALTDLFPHPIVQAPMAGGVSVPKLAAAVCEAGGLGFLAAGYKTADGMYQEIKQLRSLTGRPFGVNLFMPQPEYADPAAIDVYAHQLAGEASWYEAELGDPDSGRDDGYETKLAVLRDNPVPVVSFHFGAPSQEVVDALHRVGTFVLVTATTPDEARAVERAGADAVIAQGVEAGGHQGTHRDIPETDGSGIGLLSLVAQIRETVGIPIIAAGGIMRGGQIAAVLAAGASAAQLGTAFLATAESGANALHKQALTNPLFVRTELTRAFSGRPARGLVNRFLREHGPYAPAAYPEIHHLTAPLRKAAAKAGDAQGMALWAGQGHRMARELPAGQLVEVLAGELAAARTALSGGGGVR
- a CDS encoding 16S rRNA (uracil(1498)-N(3))-methyltransferase gives rise to the protein MTAPVFVVEHFDAGEGGRYVLDGPEGRHAVSVKRLRPGEDVVLTDGAGRRADGVVLDTEGKDRLIVRLDPVTEEPPEQPRVTVVQALPKGDRGELAVETMTEVGVDAIVPWAAARCITQWRGDRGLKALGKWRATAREAGKQSRRVRFPQVAEAATTKQVAALLAGADFAAVLHESGDEALATAELPSSGEIVLVVGPEGGVAPEELALFAQAGGKAYRLGRSVLRTSTAGTAAAAVLLARTGRWT
- a CDS encoding VOC family protein, which gives rise to MELAQVRLLVTDFAACYHFYGEVLGLKPQSGAADGPYEKFSPAVGSAGIALQDRTMMAEILDELGDTANGHRSLVVLRVDALDAYCEEITMRGATILHGPAHLTDRLRVAHLKDPEGNLVELQEWLLLRG
- a CDS encoding S41 family peptidase, which gives rise to MTQFASSAYLRFPHVHGDLVAFTAEDDVWLAPLDGGRAWRVSAENVPVTLPRISPDGTTVAWTSTRDGAPEVHIAPVDGGPAKRLTYWGSLKTQVRGWTPDGEVLAITSHARASLRRTWAHAVPLDGGPAATLPYGPVGDVAYGPSVVLLSAPMGREAAWWKRYRGGTAGKLWIDRDGDGEFVRLHEELDGNIEYPLWVGERMAFLSDHEGTGALYSSLADGSDLRRHTPLGGFYARHAATDGTRVVYSSAGELWVLDDLDGAEPRRLDVRLGGQRVDLQPFPVNASRWFGSASPDHTARGSAVSVRGSVHWVTHRSGPARALAATPGVRARLPRTFRTDGEEWVVWVTDAEGDDALEFAPATGLAPGATPRRLAAGQLGRVLELAMAPDGSRAAVASHDGRLLLVERETGEVREVDRSEDGDVSGLVFSPDSAWLAWSHPGPRPLAQLKLANTTDLSVTEATPLRFQDYAPAFTVDGKHLAFLSTRSFDPVYDEHVFDLAFVEGARPHLITLAATTPSPFGPQRHGRSFETPDREETPDSEGTPTTRIDLEGLADRIVPFPVEAARYSNLRAAKDGVLWLRHPVAGVLGASRATPDDPEPKAELERYDLAQQRVEHLAVDADHFEVSGDGKRVLLWTDGRLKVVPSDRRASGDDDSDTNITVDLGRVRQFVDPAAEWRQMFDENGRIMRDHFWRPDMSGVDWAGVLDRYRPVVDRLATHDDLVDLLWEVQGELGTSHAYVTPRGGFGGGPRQGLLGADISRHEDGSWRVDRILPSETSDPDARSPLAAPGVAVRPGDAILAVAGQPVDPVTGPGPLLIGTAGKPVELTISPSGGGDPRHAVVVPVADEEPLRYHAWVADRRAYVHEKSGGRLGYLHVPDMQAPGWAQIHRDLRVEVAREGLVVDVRENRGGHTSQLVIEKLARRIVGWAVPRGMRPYSYPEDAPRGPVVAVANEFSGSDGDIVNAAIKALGLGPVVGTRTWGGVIGIDSRYRLVDGTLVTQPKYAFWLEGYEWGVENHGVDPDVEVVQRPQDYAAGRDTQLDEAIRLALEALETSPAKTPPTVPTS
- a CDS encoding histidine triad nucleotide-binding protein, whose product is MAGEPQEDCLFCKIVAGTIPATIVRQTETTVAFRDINPQAPTHVLIIPKAHYENAAALAAADPALTADVLREAQAVADEEKLDSYRLVFNTGSGAGQTVWHVHGHVLGGRGLEWPPG